The genomic window GCAATTTCTGCTGCAGGAATTTCTTCAGGAATGGCATTGGCTTCGCGCTCTACCTGTGGTGGAAATTCTAATGGAAAACCATACTGTGCTAAAATGGCATTCATTTCGGTATTGTTCTCGCCTTGGTTACCCAGTACATGTTTAACAATCCCGATTGGGTTTTTTGCACTTTCAGGCCAATCTGATAGGGTTACCAATACACGCTGACCGTTTTTGGCTTCGTGGGTATCGGCTAAAGGCACAAAAATATCGTGCATCATTTTTTTATCATCAGCAATTACAAATGCAAAACGATCTGATATCTTGATTACACCTGTAAAATCTGATTTTGCCCTTTTAATGATTTCGACAACTTCGCCATCATTTTTACGACCGCTTTTCTTCGCAAAAACATAAGCCTTTACGGTATCACCATGCAATGCATTTTTAAGTTTTCGTGGAGCTACAAAAACATCTTTCTCAAATTCATCTTCCGGAACAATATATGCAGATCCATCGGCAGTCATATCAACGGTTCCGATAATAAAGTTCTGCAGTTCTTTAAGTTTAAATTTACCTTTTTCTGGTTCTAAGAAAATCCCAGTACTTTTCCCTTCTTTTAAGATCTCGAGAATGGTTTCTCTTGATTCTTGATCGTTCAAATTTAATTTGGCCGAAACCTGCTTATAATTAAGCAGCTGATTACTGTTTTTTTCAAAAACATCACTAACCAATTGATTCAGAACTAATTTTATATTTGCCGATTTTTTCTTTGCCATATGCTAAACTGAATTTACCGAAGATACAGAAAAGATGCTCAGGATGGAAAATATAGGGTATAATATGTAAAATGGATGATGATTTTAGTTCATTGGTTCATCGGTCATTGGTTCATTGGTAAAGCAAATCAGCTACCTGCTGGTTGTTAATAGCTCACTGTTTATAGGCCAAGATGGGTTAGAGAAAATCGCTATTGACTATCTACGATTAACCATGAATAAAATAAATAATATTCAAGATTAAACCTTATTTCTAACCCTCATTCCATCTTATGGACTATGGACTATGGACTATGGACTATGGACTATGGACTATGGACTATGGACTATGGACTATGGACTATAGACTAACCTGATCTCCATGTAAGTAATTTTTTTCCGCTCGGCGGTGTAGCTCAAATGGATGTTACTGCTTTTATCCTGGATAATGGCCGGATAGCTATATTCGCCTTTAGCATGGTTTTCTAGTGTGTAAATATCCTGCCAGTTTTCACCATCGGTTGATATGGCCAGTTTTAATACTGATCTGCCTTCCCACCAGTTTTTGCCTGCTGTTAACGGATTGTAAACCAGTAACTGCCGACCATCTTTCAGGGTTACGGCATCACTGCCCGAATTTGGATTAGGCAATTGAGTAGCCTTAAGTTTTGACCAGGTTTCACCATTATCTTCCGACCAGCTTTCTACAACCACATTTTGCCTGCTTCTACATAATAACTGTAGCCTGCCATTTGGATAGGTTAAAATAGAAGGTTGGATTACACCAAAAGTATCACAGTTGATGTTGATCTTTTTCCAGTTTTTACCTTTGCCATCTGATTTTTCAATGTGGACGGCCCATGTTTTTTCATCTAAACTTTCTGTACTCGAGGGATAAAGAATTGTTCCATTTGATAATTGAATAGGTTTGTTTTTGATTGGTCCTAGAAAATCTTTAGGCAATTTCTGCGCTTTAGACCATGTTTTGCCATTATTAACAGATGTTTTATATTCTGCCCACCAGGTTCTTGGATTTGCACCTACCTTATAATGTAAAAATAAAGTCCCGTTTTTCGTTTTAAAAAGAACAGGATTCCAGCAGGCAAATCTGCTGGAATCGTTTATTATTCCATTTGCAATTTCGATCGGGTTACTCCATTGTATACCGGTTTTTATTGACGACCAGATTACGACGTCTTTACTGCCTTCGTGTTTACCGCCAAACCAGGCCGCCATTATTTTTCCTTTACCTAAATCAACCAGGGTAGAGGCATGGCAGGCCTCAAATGGAGCCTTTTCAAAGATAGTAGTCGACTGAATGATTTCTACTTTTTGCGCACAAACGTTTAAAGAAAGAAAAATCAGTATAAAAACAATTGAAAAATATTTATGCATTTATTATTGGTGTCCTGGAATAGCCTCGATCAGTTTTTTCGTATAAGCTGCTTTTGGCGCGTAAAATATCTGCTCTGGATAACCTTCTTCTTCGATTTTTCCTTTATTCATCACTAAAATACGGTCTGAAATATGCTTTACAACGGCCAAGTCATGAGAAATAAAGATATAAGTGAGTCCGAATTCGCGTTGGAGGTCTTTGATGAGGTTTAAAACCTGCGCCTGAACGGAAACATCTAAAGCTGATACCGATTCGTCGCAGATGATAAATTTAGGTTGTAAAGCCAAAGCCCTTGCAATAACCACACGCTGCCTTTGTCCGCCACTAAATTCATGCGGATATCGGTTAAAATGTTCTTCTTTTAAGCCTACTTTATCAAGCAATTCCAGTACCTTTTGTTTACGCTCGCTATCGTTACGGTATAATTTATGCACCTGTAATGGCTCTAAAATCGATTGACCGATACTTAATTTTGGATTTAATGAAGCGTAAGGATCCTGAAAAATAATCTGAACATCTTTCCTTAACTTTCGTAAGGCCGTTTTGTCGATGTGTGTAATGTTTTCTCCATTAAAAATAATTTCACCAGAAGTAGGTTGTATCAACCGTAAAATGGTACGGCCAAGAGTGGTTTTGCCACAACCCGATTCGCCAACCAGACCTAAGGTTTCACCAGGGAAAACCTCGAAATTCAGCTGGTCAACAGCTTTAACGTAATCAGTCGTTTTGCCAAAAAGACCATTGTGAATGGGATACCAGGTACATAGATCTTTAATCTGAAGTAAAGGTTTCTGGACGTAAAGTTTCGCTCTCCGTGTGGCTATTTCTGCTGTTGTTAGCTGGTTTGAAGCCTGTAAATGTGCTGAAGCATCATCAATTTTTCCGGTAAGGAAATCGGCCACCACAGGTAATTTTTTTAATTGTAGACTAGGTGATGGGCGACAGGCAAGCAAACCTTTGGTGTACGGATGTTGTGGGTTTTCGAAAATAGATTTTGATGGGCCTTGCTCTACGATTTCGCCTTTGTACATTACAGCGACTTCATCAGCAATTTCATTTACTACGCCTAAATCGTGCGAGATAAAGATCATTGCCATATTCCGTTCCTGTTTTAGTTTTAACAACAGCTGTAAAATTGTTTTCTGAACGGTTACATCTAATGCTGTTGTGGGTTCATCAGCTATCAATAATTTTGGATCGCAGCTTAGGGCCATGGCAATCATAACCCTTTGCTTTTGCCCGCCTGATATTTGGTGTGGGTAGCTATCAAATATTTTTTCTGGTCGTGGTAATTGCACTTCATTAAACAGTGCAATGGTATGTTTTCTGGCTTCAGCTTTATCTACTTTTCGGTGCAGCATAATGGCTTCTGCCACCTGGTATCCGCAGGTAAAAACGGGGTTGAGCGAAGTCATGGGTTCCTGGAAAATCATTGAGATCTGGTTTCCCCTGATCTGGCTGATTTCGTTCGAGCTGAGATTGAGCAGGCTAATATCTTCAAAATCTATTTCTCCGGTAATTTTTGCCGCACGTTCATCATGCAAGCGCATAATGGAGAAGGATGTAACTGATTTTCCGGAACCAGATTCGCCAACGATACCTAAAACGGTTCCTTTTTTCACATTAAAACTGATCTGTTTTACAGCTTTAAACCAAGTTTTCTCATCCTGGTTATAAAAATCGATATTTAGGTTTTCTACGTTTAGCATTACGTTACAATGGTAATGTTTTCTGCCGGAATTATATCCATGCCTTTAAATTTTAACAATACCTGGGCGGTAGTAATTACATCTTTCTGGCAATAGGTAACAATTCTATCGAGATTTTTTTCTTCATAATAAACTTGTCTTACCTGCGCACCGTTAATATCATCTTTAGGAGTAGGAATATCTAAAATAGCAGCCAGCAGGTTTAAGGAAGTAAAATGTTTATAGTCACCAAACTTCCAAAGTTCCATTGTATCGATATGGTTTATTTCCCAGGGTTTTTTACCCGAAAGCTGCAGTTGAGCAGGAATTTCTATGCCATTTACCAATAATCTGCGGCAGATATATGGGAAATCGAATTCTTTTCCATTATGTGCACAGAACATCAAGGTGGGCATTTGTTTACTCAATAACGCGGAAAATTGTAACAGCATTTCTTTTTCATCGTGGCCAAAAATAGATTTAATTCGCAAAGACGATGATTTGTCCTGTACACTGAAAATGCCCATGCTAATGCAGATAATCTTGCCGAATTCTGCCATAATTCCTGCTTTTTCATAAAATTCTTCAGCATTTTGGTCTGCACTTCTTTGATAATGTGTTTTCTGCTCCCAAAGTTCCTGGAAATGCGGGGGTACATCTTGAAAAGATGGATATTGTGGTACAGTTTCGATATCGATAACCATTACCTGATTGAGATCTAACGCCTTTAACATAAATAGATAGTTTTCAGTTAACAATTTACAATTTTCTGTTCAAAATCTTCTATGCAAATAATTAAACATTACAACTATATTTTATAAGTTTGGTTATGGCGAAAAGTAAATTTGAGCAATCTTTAGCAGATGGTGCTCACCAACAGCTTCAAAGTTTAATTGGTAACTGGAGCGGGATAACCAAAACCTGGTTCGAAAAGGATGTGCTTGCTGATGAATCTCCAGCTGAAGCAAAAATTACTTCTATTTTAGGCAACCGTTTTATTTCTCTTGACTACCAGGGAAGTTTAGAAGGAAAAGCTTTTGAAGGCAAAATGATTATCGGTTTTGATATTCCTTACCAAAGATTTACGACAAGTTGGATAGATAGTTTTCACATGGGCACGCAGATTATGCTTTCGAGCGGTGAGGCTACAGCAAAAGGTTTTTCTGTTTTTGGCGAATATGGCAATCCGGAATATGGCGAGCAGCTTTGGGGCTGGAGAACAGCGCTTGAAATAATTAACAAAAATGAAATCGTATTAACGGCTTATAATATTTCGCCGGAAGGGGAAGAAGCCAAAGCGACTGAAACGGTTTATAGAAGAAAATAAACT from Flavobacterium sp. W4I14 includes these protein-coding regions:
- a CDS encoding putative neuraminidase (product_source=COG4692; cath_funfam=2.120.10.10; cleavage_site_network=SignalP-TM; cog=COG4692; pfam=PF13088; superfamily=50939) translates to MHKYFSIVFILIFLSLNVCAQKVEIIQSTTIFEKAPFEACHASTLVDLGKGKIMAAWFGGKHEGSKDVVIWSSIKTGIQWSNPIEIANGIINDSSRFACWNPVLFKTKNGTLFLHYKVGANPRTWWAEYKTSVNNGKTWSKAQKLPKDFLGPIKNKPIQLSNGTILYPSSTESLDEKTWAVHIEKSDGKGKNWKKININCDTFGVIQPSILTYPNGRLQLLCRSRQNVVVESWSEDNGETWSKLKATQLPNPNSGSDAVTLKDGRQLLVYNPLTAGKNWWEGRSVLKLAISTDGENWQDIYTLENHAKGEYSYPAIIQDKSSNIHLSYTAERKKITYMEIRLVYSP
- a CDS encoding peptide/nickel transport system ATP-binding protein (product_source=KO:K02032; cath_funfam=3.40.50.300; cog=COG1123; ko=KO:K02032; pfam=PF00005,PF08352; smart=SM00382; superfamily=52540), with the protein product MLNVENLNIDFYNQDEKTWFKAVKQISFNVKKGTVLGIVGESGSGKSVTSFSIMRLHDERAAKITGEIDFEDISLLNLSSNEISQIRGNQISMIFQEPMTSLNPVFTCGYQVAEAIMLHRKVDKAEARKHTIALFNEVQLPRPEKIFDSYPHQISGGQKQRVMIAMALSCDPKLLIADEPTTALDVTVQKTILQLLLKLKQERNMAMIFISHDLGVVNEIADEVAVMYKGEIVEQGPSKSIFENPQHPYTKGLLACRPSPSLQLKKLPVVADFLTGKIDDASAHLQASNQLTTAEIATRRAKLYVQKPLLQIKDLCTWYPIHNGLFGKTTDYVKAVDQLNFEVFPGETLGLVGESGCGKTTLGRTILRLIQPTSGEIIFNGENITHIDKTALRKLRKDVQIIFQDPYASLNPKLSIGQSILEPLQVHKLYRNDSERKQKVLELLDKVGLKEEHFNRYPHEFSGGQRQRVVIARALALQPKFIICDESVSALDVSVQAQVLNLIKDLQREFGLTYIFISHDLAVVKHISDRILVMNKGKIEEEGYPEQIFYAPKAAYTKKLIEAIPGHQ
- a CDS encoding uncharacterized protein YprB with RNaseH-like and TPR domain (product_source=COG3359; cath_funfam=3.30.420.10; cog=COG3359; ko=KO:K07501; pfam=PF10108; superfamily=53098): MLKALDLNQVMVIDIETVPQYPSFQDVPPHFQELWEQKTHYQRSADQNAEEFYEKAGIMAEFGKIICISMGIFSVQDKSSSLRIKSIFGHDEKEMLLQFSALLSKQMPTLMFCAHNGKEFDFPYICRRLLVNGIEIPAQLQLSGKKPWEINHIDTMELWKFGDYKHFTSLNLLAAILDIPTPKDDINGAQVRQVYYEEKNLDRIVTYCQKDVITTAQVLLKFKGMDIIPAENITIVT
- a CDS encoding hypothetical protein (product_source=Hypo-rule applied; pfam=PF07617), whose product is MAKSKFEQSLADGAHQQLQSLIGNWSGITKTWFEKDVLADESPAEAKITSILGNRFISLDYQGSLEGKAFEGKMIIGFDIPYQRFTTSWIDSFHMGTQIMLSSGEATAKGFSVFGEYGNPEYGEQLWGWRTALEIINKNEIVLTAYNISPEGEEAKATETVYRRK